Within the Solibacillus silvestris genome, the region CAGGAGCAGTTATGGGTAGCCGATGCATGAATCTTTTTTATTTTATCTATAAAGAGAATCGCTTCTTCTTCTGTCTCAACGCGTTCTACATAAGTTAAAAAACGTGATTTTGATATGATGATTTCTGATTCTCCGTAACCTTTTACAGTAATGTAGTTATTTCTCATTATCGATTCTCCTTAATATTACAATTTGATTTCAAATTTGTGGTTATAATTTAACTTAAAAAATGATTTACTAATGATATAATATGTATGTACTATAATAGTAGGTTGCAAAGTAAAAAGATAGAGTAGTTCGCATTCTGACTAAGTAAGGTGGGGAAAAAGTGCTAGAAAACAATCAAATAGACATCGCCTCGCTTGATGTAATATTTAATCGAATGTTGGAAACTATTACAAGTTCGAAAGATGATGTATTTATTATAAGCGAACAAAGCCGCAGAAACTTTGAAGAAATGCAACAAGAGCTGGAAGTTGTGCGTCATGAAATAAAGATTATAATAGATGAAAGTGATAACTTGGAAAAGTTGCTTCAATTGTCTAGACAGCGATTAGTCGTTGTAAGTAAAAGTTTCAATAATCATTCAGAAGAGCAAATACGTGCAGCTTATGAAAATACAAGTAACTTACAATTAAAGGTCTCCCTTTGCCGGGAGCGCGAAAAGCAGCTAAGAGATAAGCGTGACGATTTGGAAAGGCGCCTGCGCACACTTTATGATACGATTGAAAGAGCGGATCATATCGTGAACCAAGTAAATGTTGTTATCAATTTTTTGACGACCGACCTGAAAAATGTCGGAGCAGCACTGGAACAGGCGAAGATCAAACAAGATTTTGGCATACGTATTATCGCAGCCCAGGAAGAAGAACGAAAACGTTTATCGCGTGAAATTCATGATGGGCCTGCACAAATGATGGCGAATGTGCTGATGCGTTCGAATTTAATTGACCGCACTTTCCGAGAAAAAGGAGCAGACGCCGCTTTAAAAGAAATTCATGACTTGAAAATAAGCGTTCGCAACGCCTTATCAGAAGTACGCCGCATTATTTATGATTTACGTCCAATGGCACTCGATGATTTAGGTATTGATCCAACATTGAAAAAGTATTTATCTACGATTATGGAATACAATCCAGGTGTTGAGATTCAGTTCCTTTCATATAATAACGAGCGCAGAATCCCTACAGATTATGAGGTGGCAGTTTTCCGTTTAGTGCAGGAAAGTGTAAATAATGCATTGAAACACGGAAAGCCGAACCTGATTATTGTTAAACTAGAGTGGTTATGTGACGAAATTAATGTTGTAGTAAAAGATAATGGGGTTGGATTTGATACGGAAAGCGCTCGTGAAGGATCTTTCGGTATTATAGGAATGAAAGAAAGAATTGATCTACTGAAAGGTTCTTTGAAAATTAGCAGCAGCATCGGTAAAGGAACAACAATTTTAATGAAAATTCCATTGCCGACAAAAGATGAAGAGATAAGATAGCAGAATTCCAGGGGGTTTCGAAATGACGAAAATTATTATTGTAGATGATCACCAATTATTCCGTGAAGGGGTAAAACGTATTTTAGATTTTGAAGACACATTCGAGGTTGTTGCTGAAGGTGATGACGGTACAGATATCGTAAACTTGTATGAACAAAACGAACCGGATGTCGTATTAATGGACATTAATATGCCAGGTAAAAACGGTGTAGAGGCGACAGCTGATTTAATCGCTGTATATCCGGATGCGAAAGTAATGGTTTTATCAATTCATGATGATGAATCTTATGTAACACACGCATTAAAATCAGGTGCCCTTGGCTATATGCTGAAGGAAATGGATGCCGATGAAATCGTTGAAGCAATCAAAGTTGTTTCAAACGGTGGTTCATACCTGCACCCGAAAGTAACGAAAAATCTGGTTGCGGAATTCCGCCGTCTTTCGGAGCACGAAAACAAAGGTAATTTCCACCAAACAGAGATTCGCCGTCCATTCCACTTATTAACGAAGCGTGAATGCGAAGTGCTTCAATTATTAACAGATGGCCAATCAAACCGTACAATCGGTGAGACATTATTCATCTCGGAAAAAACGGTTAAAAACCATGTATCAAGTATTTTACAAAAAATGAATGTTAATGACCGTACACAAGCAGTTGTAACAGCAATCAAAAACGGCTGGGTAGAAGTACGTTAATTACATATTAAACGTTACAGCAAGGATACGATTTTTGTATCCTTGTTTTTATTTTTGCATATTATTACCGATTAATAAATAGTTATAGCCGCGTAATCTATGAAACATCTGTGAACAAGATTCGTCCTAATGTTTTGAAGACGATAGCAAATAATTCGAACATCGAATTTTTACGCGGCTAAAGAAGGTATTCGTTTTCAATGAAACCAGCATAAGAAAACATTATTCGTGCTATTTAATACAAGATGTGTTTTTCTAATATTGTGTGCTAAAATGTTTTGCGGGAGGTTGTAAAATTATGAAAAAATGGTTCGTAGCTGTACTGGCGGTTTTTGTACTGGCAGCTTGCGGGGATAAAGAAGAAGCTTCACCTGAAAATCTGCAAAAAACGATCGACGAAGGTACTGTAGGTTTTGAAATGATGGGAGATTCGATTGAAGAAGCTACAGATGTCCCGGAAGAAGAAAAAAATAATATTATCTCTGCTTTTAATGAGTATATTGCAGCCTTTAATGAAAAAGATCTAGAACGTTATAAAAATATAATTTCAAAAAATGCGACAGGCTTTAATTATGATGAAGACATCGAGGCAGTTTCCGACGTGTTTAATCAATATGATGTAAAACGTACGGCTGAAGATATTACGATTGTTAAATATAGTGGCGAAGAAGCCCAAGTATTTTCCAATTTAAAGACCGAAACGAAAGAAATTGACACTGGTGCCGAACTATCCGGTGTCGGCCGCCAAGTAACGGTATTTAAGAAGGAAGACAGCTGGAAAGTTTCAAGTATCTATTATATCGGTAGTGAATAAAAACTTATCTTCTATAATATAAAGTAAAAACGTCTTGTGCGAATCGATGCCAAGATGTTTTTTTCATATAGCGATGAGGTTGAGACAGCGGGAAGTTCCCTATAAGAATGGCAATTTACCGTTCACAATTATAGTGAGTTCATGTAAACTAATGAACATAGGAGAGTGGGAGAGCGATGAAAACAGCAATTGTTACAGATAGTACAGCCTATTTAACACTTGAAGAACGAAATTCGTACAATGTCCATATGATTCCTCTAAGTGTTAACATTGAAGGAACATTTTACGATGAAGAAATCGATATTACAGCTTCTGAATTTTACGACCGTGTGCGCGGTGCAGCGGAGTTTCCGAAAACAACGCAGCCCTCTGTCGGAAAATTTGTCGAGCTTTATGAAACATTAGGTAAGGATTATGATGAAATTGTAACGATTCACTTATCAAGCGGAATTAGTGGAACTTTCCAAGGCGCGGTCCAAGCCGGTGCGATGGTGGAAGGTATAAATGTTCACGCTTTTGATTCGGAAGTTGCAGCCTACTTGCAAGGCTTTTATGTAAAAGAAGCTGCTAAACTAGCATCGAAAGGCGCTTCAGGCGAGCAGATTATGACACACTTAAACGATCTGAAAGACACGATGGATGATTACATTATTGTCGACGATCTGCAGCATCTGCAGCGCGGCGGTCGCTTATCAGCAGCAGCGGCATTGATCGGCGGATTACTTCAAGTAAAACCGATTTTAACTTTCCAGAACAAAGTCATCGTGCCATTCGAAAAAATTCGTACACGTAAAAAAGCACTACGCCGAGTGGAAGAACAACTCGCTTCAGCAGTCGAAAAGCACGGCGCTCTTCAAGCAACAGTGATTCACGCCAACTGTGAGAAAGAAGCACGCGAATGGATGAAATCTCTGGAAGCGGCTTACCCGACAGTCGATTTCACGCTAAGCTACTTCGGTCCGGTCATCGGCACGCATTTAGGTGAAGGCGCAATGGCGATGGGATGGATTAAGAAATAATTTTTTAGGCTTAACAGTCACTACTTCTGAGGGAGTTAGTGGCTGTTTTTTTGAAGTGTGGGGAGGTGGGCGGCGGGAATTAGAAGTTTGTGGCTGGAAAGTAGAACGTGGGCCGTGAAAAGTAGAAAGTCACAGGGCGAAAGTGGAATGTGGGCCCCTGAAAGTCGAATATGAACAGGAAAATGTAGAATCTATCGTATGAAAAGTAGAATAATCCTAGGTAGGCCATTTTATTTCGAAGATTATCAACACTTAAAAATAAAATTGAATAAAGGAGCGAAAATTATGTTAATAACAACCTCAATAAACAAACGTTATCGACTTCTCAAACTCTTCGTTTCAAACCACTCCAGTGACTCAAATATACTCAATTCTCCAACCCACACCCGCTACACTGGACTCATCCCCGAACCGGCAATCGTAAATTTCTTCACTGGCCGAATCTGGTCGCGCCGTCATACACCATTTCCCCAGCAAAAAATTGACACCTACATCAACCACGGCTATTTTGAAACAACCCCAGCTGTCATCGCAGCACCCAAGCTTATTTGCCGTCGTTGTCTAAATGAACAACCATATAAATTTGTTTCTTTTCCCTGTGCCAAGTGTCAAAAAATCTGTCACTATTGCCGGCACTGTATTACGATGGGTCGAATGTGCAGCTGTGATGAGCTAATTTTGTGGAAAAGAGCGAAAACCCGGAAATCAAAATCGCCAGTTCAGTTTTCATGGACCGGCAACCTTACCCCTCATCAGCAAAAAGCGGCGGATGAACTCACCCGAAGTATTTCACAATACAGAAATCACCTTTTGGAAGCAGTTTGTGGTGCTGGTAAAACAGAGATTCTTTTTACTGCAATATACGATTCACTGAAAGCAGGTAAAAGAGTTTGTGTAGCGACGCCTAGAACCGATGTAGTCCTAGAATTGTATCCTCGTTTTCAACAAGTGTTCCAAAAGATTACGATCCATGCACTATACGGCGGCGCGGAAAATAACGCCGAGTTTGCGCAGATTGTTCTGGCGACAACACATCAGTTGTATCGGTTTGAAAATGCGTTTGATGTCATGATTGTTGATGAAGCGGATGCTTTTCCGTATACCTATGACGAAGCGTTGCAGCGTGCGGTCGTGAAAGCAAAAAAGGCGGATGCCCCGATTTCATTTGTTACCGCCACTCCTTCAAACAAACTGCTCCTTCAGCAAAAAAAAGAAAACTGGGGCTACTCATTTATAGCAAGAAGATACCATGGCCATGTCTTGCCTGTGCCAAGATTCCAGTCCTTATGGAATTATGAAAAAGCATTTCAGAAAAATAAAATCCCTCAAAAGCTCCATACATGGGTCAAGCAAAGGATCCAGGAAAACGAGCCATTTCTCATCTTCTTTCCAACAATCGAATTAATGGAACATGCATCACCCTTGTTCCAAGAAATAGAATCTACTGTAGAAAGTGTCCATTCCGAAGATCCTGATCGGAAAGAAAAAGTTCTGCAATTGCGCAATGAACAGCGGAAAGGTTTATTGACGACGACAATACTGGAGCGCGGAATCACGATTAAAAATGTTCAGGTCGCCGTAGTAGGTGCGGAAAATCCCGTTTTCACATCCAGTGCACTTATTCAAATTAGCGGTAGAGTAGGACGTAATGTGCAGTATCCTACAGGGGATATTGTGTTTTTCCACCATGGCATCACGATGGAAATGGACAGGGCACGCAATAAAATAAAGGAGATGAACTGCCATGAATAAACCGATATCGAATTGCCTCTTATGTGATCGCGAGCTCCACCAAAGCATTGGCTGGAAAGAACTGCTGCTAAAAACACTGCCTCAGACAATCTGCTCGCGCTGTGAACAACGCTTTCAACGAATCGAGCAGCAACAGGAAGAGGGAGTCGTATCTTTATTTCATTATAATGAAGCGATGAAAGATTATTTGCACCGTTATAAGTTTCTGCACGATATACTCCTTGCAAAAGTATTCAATAAAATCCTCCATGAACAGCTAAAAAATGAAAGCCGCCTCATTATCCCTATCCCAATGCATCCCGAAAACTTGCGATTACGAACGTTTGCACATATCGATGAATTGCTAAAGTTTGCGAATATCCCCTTTACCCACCATTTAACAAAGCTTTCAAAGGAGCAGCAATCACTTAAAACTAGAGAAGAGCGACTAAAAACCACACAACTATTTGAAGTTATCAATCCGGCTGCAATAAAAGATAAAAGTTTACTTATAGTTGACGATATTTATACTACAGGGACAACATTAAACCATGCGAAAAAGGCGCTGCTTGAAGCCGGTGCGAAAACAGTGGACGGATTCACATTAATCCATGGGTAAAATATAGTGCCTATTAAGATATTGGAAAGTATTCAAACAAAGTTATCGAAGTATTTTGTATAATAATGAAAAGTAGATACGAAGAAGGAGGGCTCAAAATGGCGGAATTAAGAAATTGCCCGGAATGTAATGCTTTTTTTAACTACACTGGCTTGAGGGAAGTTTGTCATAACTGTGCGCAAAAAGAAGAGGACTTGTATCAGGAGGTGTATCGTTTCCTGCGTAAGCGCGAAAACCGTGCAGCAAATGTTGATCGTATTGTGGAGGCGACTGGGGTTGAGCGGGACTTGCTTTATAAATGGGTCCGAAAAGGGCGTCTCCACCCGGCGATGTTTCCAAACCTGGGTTACCCATGTGATAACTGCGGAAGAATAACAAATTCAGGGAAGCTATGTGAAAAATGTAAAAATGATTTAAAATCTGAATTGCGGACATTTGATGCAGCAAAAGAATTTCGAGATGATATTGAACGTCGTGAGCGTGCAACATATCTTTCTGGAAAAAAATAAGTGCCTAAAACGGAGTCGTTTAAATAGGACTTCGTTTTTATTTTCAGTAAAATGAGCATAATAATATACTACATAAGTCCAATTTTTTGCAATAGAGCATAAACAATTGGTAGAAGCAGTCGAAATATAAAGTAGACGAAGCTTTTAACTTTATTCAGCTGTAATAAGTTTAAGCCCCGGGCGGAAGTCGAAGGTTCGGTAAGGATTTATCTCCCGAGCGATAAGCCGAATCGAGGCATAACTGATTTTAAGAGGAGGTCTATAAATATGAAGATTAATCCAATAGGTTTACAAGCGATCAATAATTACAATAAGCAAGCACGTCCTGTAAAAACAGAAGAAACTAAAAAAACATTTGCAGACCAGATCGAAATTTCAACAAAAGCAAAAGAGATGCAGGCCAATTCGACCTATGCAAATGAGCGTGCAGAACGTGTGAAAAAGATTAAAGAAGATATTGATTCTGGAAACTACAAAGTAGACGCAAAGCAGGTTGCAGAGGACATGCTGAAATTCTACCGAGGGAAATAACAGAAATTTTACGAGCAAGGGAGCGCTAAATACATGTCAATTGCCAATATTGTCGTCACGCTGGAAAAGCTAGAGAAAATGCATAAAAGTCTGCTGGAACTAGCGCTTGCGAAAACGGAATACATTAAGCAAGGTGATATGGAAAAGCTTGATCAGCTCATCAAAAATGAGCAGTCACATGTAGCGGCGATTAACACAATTGAGCAACAGCGTCAGGTGATGGTAACGGATTACCTCCGAGCAAAAGGAATTGCTCTCACTGACACACCATCTGTTGCCGATGTGATAACAGCCGCTGGAAACAGCGAATCCACTGAAAAATTGATTAATGTACGCGAACGTTTAATAGCGTTGCTGAATCAATTAAAGATTCAAAATGATTTGAATCAGAAACTGGTCATGAACTCACTGCAGTTTATTAACATAACATTGGATGCAATGCGCCCACAGCAAACAGAGCAGTTCAATTATTCCGGGGCGCAAATACGCGGGAATACTGAAGTTGCAAAACGTTCTTTCAATGAATTTAAAGCCTAATTGCATGTAAGCTTCCGCATGCTGCGGAGGCAATACATGCGATTTTTTATTAATACTGTACAGAAACTACACACTAAAAGGGAGGTCCTACAATGCGTTCTACATTTATGGGACTTGAAGCAAGTAAGCGCGGACTTTACACGCAGCAATCAGCGCTTTATACAACAGGACATAACATTTCAAATGCCAATACACTCGGCTATACTCGCCAACGCGTTAATATGGAAACAACACCGGGATTCCCAAGTCCGGGTTTAAATACAGGTAAAACAGCAGGTCATATCGGGACAGGGGTACAGGCGCATTCCGTACAGCGTATTCGTGATGAATTTATCGACCGCCAATATCGCCAAGAAACAAATAAATTGGGCTACTGGCAATCGACAACAAAATCAATCTCTCAAATGGAAGATATTATGTCCGAACCTTCTGAATTTGGGCTGAACCAGGCATTTACTGAATTTTGGAAATCAATGGAAGATATCGTGACAAATCCAAAAGATACAGCAGCACGTCAAGTAATGATTTCAAAAGGTCAATCTTTGGCAGAATCATTCAACTATATCGATGCTCAGTTAAAGCAAATTCAAGGAAATATCGGGAATGAAATTAATGTAAAAACGAAAGAAGTTAATAATATTTTAAAGCAAATTGCTGATTTAAATGGTCAAATTCAAGCGGTAGAGCCAAATGGTTATATGCCGAATGACCTTTATGATGCACGTGATGCATTGGTGGATAAGTTAAACGATATTATTCCGGTATCAATTACGACTGAAAAATCTGGTGGTAATGCATTAGCAATTGCAGAAGGGAGCATGACAATTTCCTTCAAAACAACTGACGGCCAATCGATTACTCTTGTTAAAGGGAAAGAATATGCAGCACTATCGACGAATAATGCAACAGGCGCAATTACCGGTGATGTAGATCCGAATGGTGAATATCTGGAGTTCGATAATATTTCTATTTCGGGATTGTCAAGTAATCATGAAAAAAATCCGCCGACAGCCAATATTGCAACTGTGAAT harbors:
- a CDS encoding histidine kinase, which encodes MLENNQIDIASLDVIFNRMLETITSSKDDVFIISEQSRRNFEEMQQELEVVRHEIKIIIDESDNLEKLLQLSRQRLVVVSKSFNNHSEEQIRAAYENTSNLQLKVSLCREREKQLRDKRDDLERRLRTLYDTIERADHIVNQVNVVINFLTTDLKNVGAALEQAKIKQDFGIRIIAAQEEERKRLSREIHDGPAQMMANVLMRSNLIDRTFREKGADAALKEIHDLKISVRNALSEVRRIIYDLRPMALDDLGIDPTLKKYLSTIMEYNPGVEIQFLSYNNERRIPTDYEVAVFRLVQESVNNALKHGKPNLIIVKLEWLCDEINVVVKDNGVGFDTESAREGSFGIIGMKERIDLLKGSLKISSSIGKGTTILMKIPLPTKDEEIR
- a CDS encoding DNA-binding response regulator, with the translated sequence MTKIIIVDDHQLFREGVKRILDFEDTFEVVAEGDDGTDIVNLYEQNEPDVVLMDINMPGKNGVEATADLIAVYPDAKVMVLSIHDDESYVTHALKSGALGYMLKEMDADEIVEAIKVVSNGGSYLHPKVTKNLVAEFRRLSEHENKGNFHQTEIRRPFHLLTKRECEVLQLLTDGQSNRTIGETLFISEKTVKNHVSSILQKMNVNDRTQAVVTAIKNGWVEVR
- a CDS encoding fatty acid-binding protein DegV gives rise to the protein MKTAIVTDSTAYLTLEERNSYNVHMIPLSVNIEGTFYDEEIDITASEFYDRVRGAAEFPKTTQPSVGKFVELYETLGKDYDEIVTIHLSSGISGTFQGAVQAGAMVEGINVHAFDSEVAAYLQGFYVKEAAKLASKGASGEQIMTHLNDLKDTMDDYIIVDDLQHLQRGGRLSAAAALIGGLLQVKPILTFQNKVIVPFEKIRTRKKALRRVEEQLASAVEKHGALQATVIHANCEKEAREWMKSLEAAYPTVDFTLSYFGPVIGTHLGEGAMAMGWIKK
- a CDS encoding competence protein, which codes for MLITTSINKRYRLLKLFVSNHSSDSNILNSPTHTRYTGLIPEPAIVNFFTGRIWSRRHTPFPQQKIDTYINHGYFETTPAVIAAPKLICRRCLNEQPYKFVSFPCAKCQKICHYCRHCITMGRMCSCDELILWKRAKTRKSKSPVQFSWTGNLTPHQQKAADELTRSISQYRNHLLEAVCGAGKTEILFTAIYDSLKAGKRVCVATPRTDVVLELYPRFQQVFQKITIHALYGGAENNAEFAQIVLATTHQLYRFENAFDVMIVDEADAFPYTYDEALQRAVVKAKKADAPISFVTATPSNKLLLQQKKENWGYSFIARRYHGHVLPVPRFQSLWNYEKAFQKNKIPQKLHTWVKQRIQENEPFLIFFPTIELMEHASPLFQEIESTVESVHSEDPDRKEKVLQLRNEQRKGLLTTTILERGITIKNVQVAVVGAENPVFTSSALIQISGRVGRNVQYPTGDIVFFHHGITMEMDRARNKIKEMNCHE
- a CDS encoding competence protein ComFC; this translates as MNKPISNCLLCDRELHQSIGWKELLLKTLPQTICSRCEQRFQRIEQQQEEGVVSLFHYNEAMKDYLHRYKFLHDILLAKVFNKILHEQLKNESRLIIPIPMHPENLRLRTFAHIDELLKFANIPFTHHLTKLSKEQQSLKTREERLKTTQLFEVINPAAIKDKSLLIVDDIYTTGTTLNHAKKALLEAGAKTVDGFTLIHG
- a CDS encoding flagellar biosynthesis anti-sigma factor FlgM; its protein translation is MKINPIGLQAINNYNKQARPVKTEETKKTFADQIEISTKAKEMQANSTYANERAERVKKIKEDIDSGNYKVDAKQVAEDMLKFYRGK
- the flgK gene encoding flagellar hook-associated protein FlgK (with FlgL acts as a hook filament junction protein to join the flagellar filament to the hook), whose amino-acid sequence is MRSTFMGLEASKRGLYTQQSALYTTGHNISNANTLGYTRQRVNMETTPGFPSPGLNTGKTAGHIGTGVQAHSVQRIRDEFIDRQYRQETNKLGYWQSTTKSISQMEDIMSEPSEFGLNQAFTEFWKSMEDIVTNPKDTAARQVMISKGQSLAESFNYIDAQLKQIQGNIGNEINVKTKEVNNILKQIADLNGQIQAVEPNGYMPNDLYDARDALVDKLNDIIPVSITTEKSGGNALAIAEGSMTISFKTTDGQSITLVKGKEYAALSTNNATGAITGDVDPNGEYLEFDNISISGLSSNHEKNPPTANIATVNYNQLESSKGSLVSLIDAFGHSNGEGIYPEMLSQLDLLASEFIEKFNAVHEDGFDLNGDKGKPFFSGTSAKDFKVVTTKPSEVAASSEENEVGNNQNMLKLSELQSKVQTALQGGTFQSFYKSLVGDLGVKGQQAVTLEYNSITLRLQIENNRASHNSVSLDEEMTNMITFQQAYNANARMITVIDETLDKIINGMGRAGL